One stretch of Amycolatopsis tolypomycina DNA includes these proteins:
- a CDS encoding type I polyketide synthase, protein MTGEDKLRDYLKRATVELAGARRRLAEYEARESEPIAVLGMACRFPGAPDVDAYWRLLREGRAAEVGDVPDGRFDHAPGTGRRGAFLSEVDGWDAGFFGYAPQEALRMDPQQRLLMELAWEAMDDAGTPAPRLRGSRTGVLLGFSDAFQYGQVEAEREGTGVYADPYMGQGSLASVVAGRLAYHFDLRGPAFSLDTACSSTLVAAHLAARALRAGECDYALAGGGFLALHPFLYVYSSRNALLSPTDRCHTFDTSADGYMMGEGGGMVLLARLSDALRDGHRIRAVIRGSAVNQDGRSNGLTAPNRGAQVDVIRRALADASAEPGDVDFLEAHGSGTPLGDEIELGALGDVFGERPASRPLAVGAVKTNIGHTHTAAGIAGLIKTVLVLENGEVPANLHMTDPAEQVLANPAVRPAAAPAPLPDRGRPAVAGVSSFGWSGTNAHLVLAAAPASDLPQPVVSENARSNPPSHSRPVAELLPVSAASAAALSAQLTRLSERTEVTLADLAHTLREGRAHLDHRRAVVATSLDDAARQLTSAAQAPGVHRAPGTPKVAFLLPGVGDQYRGLATQLYRDEPVFAAAVDECCAIAAERCGVDLRGAFFAAPRATGSSFFGDSPEDELLDRAEVAHPLLFTVEFALAQLLAARGVRPGLLVGYSLGEYVAACLAGVFTLADALYVVTGRARLIGQAPAGRMLAVAAGADQVAASTTSATDIAALNGPQMTVLSGAPHDVEAAARHLRDAGLAARVLRSAHPFHSSLLEPAREELARLVASVPRQAPEIPIVSNATGTLLTDAEAVDPQYWAAHLCRPVRFADGVRYCAAQDVDAYVELGPGQTLGGLVRQNLPAARPAVLGTLPAPWPAEDRPAEGIALLETLARLWELGVDVEIPRNGGRTVSLPGYPFQRTKFWPPATRTRTEPAAESGRLYAPVWRLDPTRPTAAPHGSLITTNPELAALATRAGLTVGTDPARLPQPVHVVHDGGFDDLLRTVQALDGHDVRLLTVTTGAAEITGGDLTDPDAAGVHGLGRGVRAEYPGLRWRGVDVEPGTPAGCLLEELARPWTDDAAGEPVLTGWRGGRRRLQEYTEITLDDVTPDWGGTHVITGGTRGLGMIVAKHLARHGARRLILISRSGEADKSDLAELNTEVLVLKADVGDPDQLRKALNEAGGPFDSIVHAAGLPGGGLAQRRTAEDMHRTLAPKVEAVGPLLAARPRRLVLFSSIVTVVGGIGEADYCAANSVLDAHGAALSTADTQVVTVAWGHWQHDAWADAATGEARLAYRRRYGFTAEAGCAILDKLAGNGVRGTVVALRQDLPAARRELAALNDLGGLLEAAPAPQARYPRPPLRTEYAAPRGELETDIAGVWGEFLGIDAVGVHDPFFDLGGNSLVGMAMVAALEKRLGRPIAPAVLFGHPTVAAFAAALTDTDAPAPRAATTGSARGQRRRLAGTRK, encoded by the coding sequence ATGACCGGCGAAGACAAGCTTCGCGACTACCTGAAGCGGGCGACGGTCGAGCTCGCGGGCGCGCGCCGCCGGCTGGCCGAGTACGAGGCCCGCGAGAGCGAGCCCATCGCCGTGCTCGGCATGGCGTGCCGGTTCCCCGGCGCGCCCGACGTCGACGCGTACTGGCGGCTGCTGCGCGAGGGCCGCGCCGCCGAAGTCGGCGACGTGCCCGACGGCCGGTTCGACCACGCGCCCGGCACCGGCCGCCGCGGCGCCTTCCTGTCCGAAGTGGACGGCTGGGACGCCGGGTTCTTCGGCTACGCCCCGCAGGAGGCGCTGCGGATGGACCCCCAGCAGCGGCTGCTGATGGAGCTGGCGTGGGAGGCGATGGACGACGCGGGCACGCCGGCGCCGCGGCTGCGGGGCAGCCGCACCGGCGTGCTGCTCGGGTTCTCCGACGCGTTCCAGTACGGCCAGGTCGAGGCGGAGCGCGAAGGCACCGGCGTGTACGCGGACCCGTACATGGGGCAGGGCAGCCTCGCCAGCGTCGTCGCCGGGCGGCTGGCCTACCACTTCGACCTGCGCGGACCGGCGTTCTCCCTGGACACGGCCTGTTCGTCGACGCTGGTCGCGGCGCACCTGGCGGCCCGCGCGCTGCGGGCGGGCGAGTGCGACTACGCACTCGCCGGTGGCGGGTTCCTGGCGTTGCACCCGTTCCTGTACGTCTACAGCAGCCGCAACGCGCTGCTGTCGCCGACCGACCGCTGCCACACGTTCGACACGAGCGCCGACGGCTACATGATGGGCGAGGGCGGCGGGATGGTGCTGCTGGCCCGCCTGTCCGACGCCCTGCGCGACGGCCACCGCATCCGCGCGGTGATCCGCGGCTCGGCGGTCAACCAGGACGGGCGCAGCAACGGCCTGACGGCACCCAACCGCGGCGCGCAGGTCGACGTGATCCGCCGCGCGCTGGCCGACGCCTCGGCCGAACCGGGCGACGTCGACTTCCTGGAGGCGCACGGCTCGGGAACACCGCTGGGCGACGAGATCGAGCTGGGTGCGCTGGGCGACGTGTTCGGCGAGCGGCCGGCTTCCCGGCCGCTCGCGGTCGGGGCGGTGAAGACGAACATCGGCCACACCCACACGGCGGCCGGGATCGCCGGGCTGATCAAGACGGTGCTGGTGCTGGAGAACGGTGAAGTGCCGGCGAACCTGCACATGACCGACCCGGCGGAGCAGGTGCTGGCGAACCCGGCGGTGCGCCCGGCGGCGGCACCGGCGCCGCTGCCGGACCGGGGACGCCCGGCGGTGGCGGGGGTGAGTTCGTTCGGCTGGTCGGGCACGAACGCCCACCTGGTGTTGGCGGCGGCGCCGGCTTCCGACCTGCCGCAGCCGGTCGTGAGTGAAAACGCGCGTTCCAACCCGCCTTCCCACTCACGACCGGTTGCCGAGCTGCTCCCGGTCTCGGCCGCGTCGGCGGCCGCGCTGAGCGCGCAGCTCACGCGGCTCAGCGAGCGCACCGAGGTGACCCTCGCCGACCTCGCGCACACTCTCCGCGAAGGGCGGGCCCACCTCGACCACCGCCGGGCCGTCGTCGCCACCAGCCTCGACGATGCCGCCCGGCAGCTCACCTCCGCGGCGCAGGCCCCCGGCGTCCACCGCGCGCCCGGCACCCCGAAGGTCGCCTTCCTCCTGCCCGGCGTCGGCGACCAGTACCGCGGCCTGGCCACCCAGCTCTACCGTGACGAACCCGTGTTCGCCGCCGCCGTCGACGAGTGCTGTGCCATCGCCGCCGAACGGTGTGGGGTCGACCTGCGGGGCGCCTTCTTCGCCGCGCCCCGGGCCACCGGCTCGTCGTTCTTCGGCGACAGCCCGGAAGACGAACTCCTCGACCGCGCCGAGGTCGCCCACCCGCTGCTCTTCACCGTCGAGTTCGCGCTCGCGCAGCTGCTCGCCGCCCGCGGTGTCCGGCCCGGCCTGCTCGTCGGGTACAGCCTCGGCGAGTACGTCGCCGCCTGCCTCGCCGGGGTCTTCACCCTCGCCGATGCCTTGTACGTCGTCACCGGACGGGCCCGGCTGATCGGGCAGGCACCCGCCGGGCGGATGCTCGCCGTCGCCGCCGGGGCCGACCAGGTTGCCGCCTCGACGACGTCCGCGACGGACATCGCCGCCTTGAACGGCCCGCAGATGACCGTCCTCAGTGGAGCGCCGCACGACGTCGAAGCCGCGGCCCGGCACCTCAGGGACGCCGGGCTCGCCGCCCGGGTCCTGCGCTCGGCGCACCCGTTCCACTCCAGCCTGCTGGAACCCGCCCGCGAGGAGCTCGCGCGCCTGGTCGCCTCCGTGCCGCGGCAGGCACCCGAGATCCCGATCGTCTCGAACGCGACCGGCACCCTGCTCACCGACGCCGAAGCCGTCGACCCGCAGTACTGGGCCGCGCACCTGTGCCGGCCCGTCCGGTTCGCCGACGGCGTCCGGTACTGCGCCGCCCAGGACGTCGACGCCTACGTCGAGCTCGGCCCCGGCCAGACGCTCGGCGGCCTCGTCCGCCAGAACCTCCCCGCCGCTCGCCCGGCCGTGCTCGGCACCCTCCCCGCACCCTGGCCCGCCGAGGACCGCCCCGCCGAGGGAATCGCGCTCCTGGAGACCCTCGCGCGGCTGTGGGAACTCGGCGTCGACGTCGAGATCCCGCGAAACGGCGGCCGCACCGTGAGCCTGCCCGGCTATCCCTTCCAGCGCACGAAGTTCTGGCCCCCGGCGACCCGCACCCGGACCGAGCCGGCCGCCGAGTCGGGCCGGCTCTACGCCCCCGTCTGGCGGCTCGACCCGACCCGGCCCACGGCCGCCCCGCACGGCTCGCTGATCACCACGAACCCCGAGCTCGCCGCGCTGGCCACGCGGGCGGGCCTGACCGTCGGCACCGACCCGGCCCGGCTCCCGCAGCCGGTCCACGTCGTCCACGACGGCGGCTTCGACGACCTCCTCCGGACCGTCCAGGCCCTCGACGGCCACGACGTCCGCCTGCTGACCGTCACCACCGGCGCGGCCGAGATCACCGGCGGCGACCTGACCGATCCGGACGCGGCCGGAGTGCACGGCCTCGGCCGCGGTGTCCGCGCCGAGTACCCGGGCCTGCGGTGGCGCGGCGTCGACGTCGAACCCGGCACCCCGGCCGGGTGCCTCCTGGAGGAGCTGGCCCGCCCGTGGACCGACGACGCCGCGGGAGAACCGGTGCTCACCGGCTGGCGCGGCGGCCGCCGCCGGCTCCAGGAGTACACCGAGATCACGCTCGACGACGTCACCCCGGACTGGGGCGGCACGCACGTGATCACCGGCGGCACCCGCGGGCTCGGCATGATCGTCGCGAAGCACCTCGCCCGCCACGGCGCCCGCCGGCTCATCCTGATCAGCCGCAGCGGCGAGGCGGACAAGAGCGATCTCGCGGAACTGAACACCGAGGTGCTGGTGCTCAAAGCCGACGTGGGCGACCCCGATCAGCTGCGAAAGGCACTGAACGAAGCCGGAGGACCGTTCGACTCGATCGTGCACGCCGCGGGCCTGCCCGGTGGCGGGCTCGCCCAGCGCCGCACCGCCGAGGACATGCACCGGACCCTCGCCCCGAAGGTCGAGGCGGTCGGCCCGCTCCTCGCCGCCCGGCCGCGGCGGCTGGTCCTGTTCTCCTCGATCGTCACGGTCGTCGGCGGCATCGGCGAAGCCGACTACTGCGCCGCCAACAGCGTCCTCGACGCCCACGGCGCCGCACTGTCCACTGCGGACACCCAGGTCGTCACCGTCGCGTGGGGACACTGGCAGCACGACGCCTGGGCCGACGCGGCCACCGGCGAAGCCCGGCTCGCCTACCGCCGCCGCTACGGCTTCACCGCCGAAGCCGGCTGCGCGATCCTCGACAAGCTGGCCGGGAACGGCGTCCGCGGCACGGTCGTCGCGCTGCGCCAGGACCTGCCGGCGGCGCGCCGCGAGCTGGCCGCGCTCAACGACCTCGGCGGGCTCCTCGAAGCGGCACCGGCGCCGCAGGCGCGGTACCCGAGGCCGCCGTTGCGCACCGAGTACGCCGCCCCGCGCGGCGAGCTGGAAACCGACATCGCCGGTGTCTGGGGCGAGTTCCTGGGCATCGACGCCGTCGGCGTGCACGACCCGTTCTTCGACCTCGGCGGCAACTCGCTGGTCGGCATGGCCATGGTGGCGGCGCTGGAGAAGCGCCTCGGCCGCCCGATCGCGCCCGCCGTCCTCTTCGGCCACCCCACCGTGGCCGCCTTCGCCGCCGCACTGACCGACACCGACGCCCCCGCCCCGCGGGCGGCCACCACCGGATCCGCGCGGGGCCAGCGCCGCCGCCTGGCCGGCACCCGGAAATGA